A genomic segment from Chloroflexota bacterium encodes:
- a CDS encoding family 1 encapsulin nanocompartment shell protein, with translation MADLLLRDQSPLSESQWTAFDETVIRVARRTLVGRRFIPIFGPLGPGVQVTPNDVYLGRNEGVVDALGEGECDEVRAGDRRYLPLPIVHKDFMVHWRDLAACSDIGAPLDTGPVASAAAFCARTEDELIFLGNGDLGCSGLVTVAEHLRVPLSDWTGMGNAFRDVVAAVDHVRSHGFAGPFALVVSTKLFVAMNRMFENSGVLEIDQIRKIAGSGVFVSPVLPDPTAAVVATGPENLDLVVGIDMTAAYVESSMMNHHFRVLESVALRIKRPEAICVLERSA, from the coding sequence ATGGCAGATCTCCTCTTACGGGATCAATCACCGTTGTCGGAATCCCAGTGGACGGCATTTGACGAAACGGTGATTCGCGTGGCGCGTCGGACGCTGGTGGGGCGGCGCTTCATCCCGATATTCGGGCCTCTCGGGCCGGGGGTCCAGGTCACGCCGAACGACGTCTACCTCGGGCGCAACGAAGGCGTCGTCGACGCGCTCGGCGAGGGTGAGTGCGACGAGGTGCGGGCGGGCGACCGCCGGTACTTGCCGCTTCCGATCGTCCACAAAGACTTCATGGTCCACTGGCGCGACCTCGCGGCATGCAGCGACATCGGCGCGCCCTTGGACACGGGGCCGGTCGCGTCCGCGGCGGCGTTCTGCGCTCGCACTGAGGACGAGCTGATCTTCCTTGGCAACGGGGACCTCGGCTGCAGCGGGCTGGTGACCGTGGCGGAGCATCTTCGCGTCCCGCTGAGCGACTGGACCGGAATGGGCAACGCCTTTCGCGACGTCGTCGCCGCCGTCGACCACGTGCGGTCGCACGGCTTCGCCGGTCCCTTTGCGCTCGTGGTGAGCACGAAGCTCTTCGTGGCGATGAACCGGATGTTCGAGAACAGCGGCGTGCTGGAGATCGATCAGATCAGGAAGATCGCGGGCTCTGGCGTGTTCGTGAGCCCCGTGTTGCCGGATCCCACAGCGGCTGTGGTGGCTACCGGGCCCGAGAATCTCGACCTCGTCGTCGGAATCGACATGACGGCGGCATACGTGGAGAGCTCCATGATGAATCATCATTTTCGCGTGCTGGAGTCGGTGGCGCTTCGAATCAAGCGACCGGAAGCGATCTGCGTCCTCGAACGGAGCGCGTAG
- a CDS encoding demethoxyubiquinone hydroxylase family protein: MPQTDPFTYNAPKKMSDAELARALRLDAAAEIDAMNLYEAHIEATDNEDAKKVLAFIAKDEKEHFALFVELIRRLDPAEADELTQSAPKLDVILRTPIGGIAEQAVESAGGPAATDVTRQRDLLRRTTVGSLLEETQG, encoded by the coding sequence ATGCCCCAAACGGACCCGTTCACCTACAACGCGCCGAAGAAGATGTCGGACGCGGAGCTTGCTCGCGCGCTGCGCCTCGACGCCGCCGCCGAGATCGACGCGATGAACTTGTATGAGGCGCACATCGAGGCGACGGACAATGAAGACGCGAAGAAAGTCCTCGCCTTCATCGCGAAGGACGAGAAGGAGCACTTCGCCCTGTTCGTCGAGCTGATTCGCCGCCTGGACCCGGCTGAAGCGGATGAGCTGACACAGTCGGCGCCCAAGCTCGACGTGATCCTGCGCACCCCGATCGGCGGTATTGCGGAGCAGGCCGTCGAGAGCGCCGGTGGCCCCGCTGCAACTGACGTGACGCGGCAGCGCGATCTTCTCCGACGGACGACCGTCGGGTCGCTTCTCGAGGAGACGCAGGGCTGA